One window of Medicago truncatula cultivar Jemalong A17 chromosome 2, MtrunA17r5.0-ANR, whole genome shotgun sequence genomic DNA carries:
- the LOC11437791 gene encoding protein DMP6: MDINLEIDDDSKNDEQKVPLLRNAEVPEAERSLVQKAISSTFQSTAHLANLLPTGTVLAFQLLSPIFTNVGNCDSVCKSMTSVLVTLCGASCFLLNFTDSIRDSKGNICYGFATFKGLWVIDGSTKLPPQVAAKYRIKFIDFMHAMMSILVFAAIALFDQNVVNCFFPEPSKEIQEILTALPVAIGVFCSMLFVAFPTERHGIGFPLSTS; this comes from the coding sequence ATGGACATCAATTTAGAAATCGATGATGATTCTAAGAACGATGAACAAAAGGTTCCACTCCTGCGGAATGCGGAGGTTCCAGAAGCAGAGAGGAGCCTGGTACAGAAAGCTATAAGTTCGACATTTCAAAGCACGGCGCATTTGGCAAACCTTCTACCTACAGGCACTGTTCTGGCTTTCCAACTTTTGTCACCAATTTTTACAAATGTTGGCAACTGTGACTCTGTCTGCAAGTCCATGACTTCTGTACTTGTGACTCTATGTGGTGCATCATGCTTCCTGCTAAACTTTACAGATAGCATAAGAGACAGCAAGGGGAATATTTGTTATGGGTTTGCCACCTTCAAGGGCTTGTGGGTTATTGATGGATCAACCAAACTTCCACCTCAAGTTGCTGCAAAATATCGCATAAAGTTTATAGATTTCATGCATGCGATGATGTCAATTCTGGTGTTTGCAGCAATTGCATTGTTTGATCAGAATGTGGTGAATTGCTTTTTTCCAGAACCATCAAAAGAGATACAAGAAATCCTCACGGCGTTGCCTGTGGCAATTGGCGTTTTTTGCAGCATGCTTTTCGTTGCATTTCCTACTGAGAGACATGGAATTGGGTTCCCCCTTTCAACAAGTTAA
- the LOC112419253 gene encoding protein MAIN-LIKE 2-like, with amino-acid sequence MTITLDNVHNLLHIPIHGRMLDHDEAMGQERAFDLMTRLLAMSDVDVRAEIRTESAGHISYPTLKRVYEDHLTEARRLDDPHMREELQERARRRQWCVRSFLLYLVGCALFTNKTNRHIDMIYLDCMVDLQTIGKWSWGGMALAYLYDYLDDYVILNNRTIAARTTLFMGWILEHLSGPYPRKKNKEWTLKRPCAGRWLTCKGHKVVHHYRSWLDHLEVDDVRFSTYGDHREIHLFQLIVTYLG; translated from the exons ATGACAATCACTTTGGACAATGTGCATAATCTCCTACACATTCCTATTCACGGCCGCATGCTGGACCACGATGAAGCAATGGGTCAGGAGCGTGCGTTTGATTTGATGACCAGGTTGTTGGCCATGTCAGATGTTGATGTTAGGGCTGAGATTAGGACTGAGTCTGCTGGTCATATCAGTTATCCCACATTGAAGCGGGTTTATGAAGACCACCTGACAGAGGCTAGACGGCTGGACGACCCACATATGAGGGAGGAGTTGCAGGAGAGAGCCAGGAGGAGACAGTGGTGTGTGAGGAGTTTTCTTCTATATCTCGTCGGTTGTGCGCTGTTCACTAACAAAACGAATAGACACATCGACATGATATATCTTGATTGTATGGTGGACTTGCAGACGATTGGGAAGTGGTCATGGGGAGGGATGGCCTTAGCGTACCTGTACGACTATCTGGATGATTATGTTATTCTGAATAACAGAACGATAGCTGCGAGAACGACtctttttatg GGATGGATTTTGGAGCATTTGTCAGGTCCGTACCCAAGGAAGAAAAACAAGGAGTGGACGCTGAAGAGACCATGTGCTGGGAGATGGCTTACATGCAAAGGGCATAAAGTTGTGCACCATTACCGCTCATGGCTTGATCACTTAGAGGTGGATGACGTCAGGTTTTCTACTTATGGTGATCACAGAGAGATACATCTTTTTCAGCTTATTGTCACTTACTTGGGATGA
- the LOC112419498 gene encoding pentatricopeptide repeat-containing protein At5g46100, with protein MASKTLFKWPKQITNSLVEQLIKAEKDINKTLVMFDSATEEYSNGFRHDHNTFGAMIHRLVSVNQFRPAEGMLERMKQEDCEVTEDVFLTICRGYGRVHRPLDAIRVFHKMEDFQVKPTQKSYLTVFDILVEENHVKRAIGFYKEMREKGIPPTVVSLNILIKALCKNEETVESAFRLFREMPNRGCQPDSYTYGTLINGLCKLGKISQAKELLDEMEEKGLSPSVVSYTSLIHGLCQSNNLDEAIELLEEMIINGIEPNVFTYSSLMDGLCKSGHSSQAMELLEVMVRRRLLPNMVTYSTLINGLCKEGKHREAVEILDRMRLQGLKPDAGMYGRIISGLCAACNYQEAANFIDEMALGGISPNRASWTFHVKMHNMVVQGLCNNVDPTRAFQLYLSMRTRGISVEIGTFDCLVKCFCKRGDLNKAARILEEMILDGCIPDEGMWNVLMCGLWDRKKVRETTELLVAELKQKFVEAES; from the coding sequence ATGGCCAGTAAAACTTTGTTTAAGTGGCCAAAGCAAATTACAAATTCACTAGTTGAGCAGTTAATAAAAGCCGAAAAGGACATAAACAAAACTCTTGTTATGTTTGATTCTGCAACAGAAGAGTATAGCAATGGATTTCGTCATGATCACAATACTTTCGGTGCAATGATTCATAGGCTAGTTTCTGTGAATCAGTTTAGGCCAGCTGAAGGAATGTTGGAGAGAATGAAGCAAGAAGATTGCGAGGTTACTGAGGACGTGTTTTTAACTATATGTAGAGGCTATGGACGTGTGCATAGGCCACTTGATGCCATCAGGGTTTTCCATAAGATGGAAGATTTTCAGGTTAAGCCGACGCAGAAGTCTTACCTTACGGTATTTGATATTCTCGTGGAGGAAAACCATGTGAAAAGGGCTATTGGTTTTTATAAGGAGATGCGAGAAAAGGGCATTCCGCCAACTGTTGTTTCCCTCAATATTTTGATCAAGGCGCTCTGCAAAAACGAGGAAACTGTTGAGTCTGCTTTTCGACTATTTCGTGAAATGCCCAATCGTGGATGCCAGCCTGATTCGTATACATATGGTACGTTGATTAATGGGCTGTGCAAACTTGGAAAAATCAGTCAGGCAAAGGAACTGTTGGATGAGATGGAGGAGAAAGGTTTGTCGCCTTCTGTTGTTAGTTACACTAGTTTGATACATGGCTTGTGTCAATCTAATAATTTGGACGAAGCTATAGAATTGCTCGAAGAGATGATAATAAATGGCATCGAGCCAAATGTTTTTACATATAGTTCTTTAATGGATGGTTTGTGTAAAAGTGGACATTCTTCACAAGCAATGGAGTTGTTAGAAGTGATGGTTAGAAGACGTCTATTGCCCAACATGGTCACTTATAGTACTTTAATCAATGGACTGTGTAAAGAAGGAAAGCATAGAGAAGCTGTGGAGATTCTTGACAGGATGAGGCTTCAAGGGTTGAAACCAGATGCAGGGATGTACGGGAGAATCATAAGCGGCCTTTGTGCTGCTTGCAACTATCAAGAAGCAGCAAACTTCATTGATGAGATGGCTCTTGGTGGTATCTCACCTAATCGAGCAAGTTGGACCTTTCATGTCAAAATGCATAACATGGTTGTCCAAGGTCTTTGTAATAATGTTGATCCAACTCGCGCATTCCAATTGTATCTTAGTATGCGTACTAGGGGTATCTCTGTTGAGATTGGCACTTTTGATTGTTTAGTCAAATGTTTTTGCAAGAGAGGAGACCTGAATAAAGCTGCTCGAATTCTGGAGGAGATGATATTAGATGGCTGCATTCCGGATGAGGGAATGTGGAATGTATTAATGTGTGGACTTTGGGATCGGAAAAAAGTTCGAGAAACTACTGAGCTATTGGTGGCTGAGCTGAAGCAGAAATTTGTTGAAGCTGAGAGTTGA